The Mycolicibacterium parafortuitum nucleotide sequence GTATCGCCGTCGACCAGAGTTCGCGAGCTGATGGCCACCGAAGCGGGCTTCGACCGGACGTCATGGGTACAGATGGCCAACGAACTGGGCCTGCACGGCATCGCCGTCCCCGAGCAGTACGGCGGAGCGGGAGCCGGCCTACCGGAACTCGCAGTCGTCTTCGAGGAGATGGGCGCAGCCCTGCTGTGTGCGCCGTTCTTCTCCACTGTCGCACTGGCCGTGCCGACGCTGCTCACCAGCGGTGACGAAGGCGCGATGCAGCAGTACCTGCCCGCACTGGTCGACGGCTCCGAGACCGCCACCGCGGTGCTCAACGGATCACTCGACGCCTGGGATCCCGCCGCCGTGTCGCTGACGGCCCGCCGCGACGGCCCTGGTTATCGGCTGAGCGGCCGGGCCGAGCGGGTTCTGGACGGTCACACGGCGAATGTGATTCTGGCCGTGGCGAACACAGCCAACGGTACATCGCTGTTCGCGGTCAGGGCACCTTCCGAAGGACTCGATCGGCAGCCGCTGGCGACGCTCGACCGCACCCGCAAGGTCGCCGCACTGAGCTTCGACCGCGTGCCGGCGACACTGATCGGAACCGACGGTGGTGCCGCCGCCGGCCTGGAGCGGGCCTACCGGGTCGCCGCGATCGCTCTCGCGGCCGAACAGGTCGGCGCCGCACAGCGATGCCTCGATATGGCTGTGACCTATGCCAGGGAACGCATCCAGTTCGGCCGTTCCATCGGCAGCTTCCAGGCCGTCAAACACCGCTGCGCAGACATGCTGGTGCTGCTGGAAGGCGCCCGGTCCGCCGCGGCGCATGCGGCCGGCCTCCGCGACGGCGACGACCAGGCGGTGGCGGCCTCGGTCGCCAAGATGGTGTGCTCGGAAGCGTTTCTCGAAGTGGCGCTGGACAATATGCGCATCCACGGCGGAATCGGGTTCACCTGGGAGCACGATGCCCACCTCTACATGCGCCGCGCCAAGACCACCCAGTTGATCTTCGGCACCCCCGACCACCACGCGCAGCGCCTGGCCACCCTCGTCACATCATCAAGCCCCTAGCCGGAAGGACCACCGTGACCATTTCGTACTCCCTCGAACTACCCACACAGCGGGTGGAGGCGGTGGCCGAGTTCGTCTCCGCCGAGGCGATATCGGAGATCGCCCGTGCCGCCGAAGCAGCCGGCTTCGCCGCGGTGCACGTCACCGACCACCCCGCCCCCGACGCCAAGTGGCTCGACCACGGCGGACACCACGCGCTCGATCCGTTTGTGGCACTGTCCTTCGCCGCCGCGGCGACCACCGAGGTCAAGCTGCTGACCAACGTCTACATCGCCGCGTACCGAAACCCGTTCCTGGGCGCCAAGTCGATTCAGAGCTTGTCGGTGCTGTCCGGCGGGCGGCTCATCCTGGGCACTGCCGCCGGCTATCTGAAGCCCGAATTCAGATCCTTGGGAGTCGATTTCGATACGCGCGGCGCACAGCTGGACGAGGCCCTCGACGTCCTGGACAAGGTACTGACCGGTGACGACATCGCCTACGACGGAACGACGTTCTCCGCGCGGGGTGTCCGGCTGCGACCGTTGCCCGCGAGCCCGCCACCCGTCTGGATCGGAGGCAACAGCAAACCCGCCGTGCGCCGCGCGGTATCCCGCGCCCAGGGATGGGCCCCGTTCAACACCTTCGGCTATGCGGCGGCGTCGCGCACCGCCGAGATCTCCACGCTCGACGAGCTCGAGGCCGCCATCGGGTGGGCCAAGAAATACGCGGCCGAGATCGGCCGCGCCGCGCCGCTGGACATCTGTTTCTCGGCGGGCAACCTGCTCGACGACAGCCGATCCGCCGACGAACGGCACGCGACGATCGCGAAGCTGGAGGGGATGGGGGTGACCTGGCTGACCATCGCTCCGCAGGGCGCAGACCGGGCCGAGGTCATCGACACCGCTGCGGCGTTCGCGCGAGAGTTCATCGCATGAGACTGGCGGCTGCGAACCCGTCGACGCCGATGCGCCGGTGGGCGAACAGCCAGCGTGCGTCGATCGGGGTGAGCACGTCGCGGTACCGGCCCCAGTGGTCCAGTCCGACATCGGTGTACACCGCGAAGTAGCTGCTCACCTCGATCCGCTGCGGCGTCACCGACCGGAACCGGATGCTCGCGACGTGGTGGCGCACATACGACGGGCTCTGCCGTCCCGGCTCCGGCTCTTTCGCCATCGCGGTCGCCAAGCCCGCTTGGATCGCGGCCGGCCCGGTCAGCGGCCCCGTGCCGCCGGTGAACTCAAGGACGCCGTCGGGCCCGAAGCACTGCGCCAGTGCGGCCAGATCGAACGTGTCGGTCGCCGCGGTGTAGTCGGAAAGCGTCCGCCGGACGGACTCTCGGGCATCGAGCTCCCAGAGCTCCATCAATTTCCTCCGATGTAAACATTAGTTGCCATCACACGATAACGTGTGTTCTCATGCCGCAACCACGCCTGCAGGAGCTTCTCAACCCCGCCACCACCGCGCTGGTCACCCAGGAGTGCCAGGGCGGCGTGATCGGTGCGCAGGCAGGTCTGCCGATGCTCGCCGAAGAGGCCCGTCGCGAGGCGGTGCCCAACATCGCCACCCTGCTGGGGGCGGCCCGTGCGGCCGGGGTCACGGTGGTGCACTGCCTGATCGAGAAACGGCCCGACGGCCGCGGCGCGAACACCAACGCCAGGCTGTTCATGGCGGGCAAGTCGTTCCCATCCGATCTGACACCCGGCACTCCCGGCGCCTCGCTGCTCCCCGAGCTCGGCCAGGAGCCCAGCGACATCGTGCTCACCCGCCTGCACGGCGTCGGGCCGATGACCGGAACCGACCTCGACTCCGTGCTGCGCAATCTGAACATCAGAACAATTGTGGGCGTCGGTGTTTCGGTGAACGTGGCGATCACCAACTTCGTCATGGACGCGGTCAATCGCAGCTATCAGTTCGTCCTTCCCCGCGACGCGGTGAGCGGGTACCCCCGTGAGTACGCGGAGTCGGTCATCGACAACACCCTGGCGTTGCTCGCGACGGTGACCACCACCGACGCGGTGGTGGCCGCATGGAAGGAGTCGGCAGCCGGCTAGCCCGGTATAGCTGTTGCCGCAGCATGGTGATAACGTCGTTCTCACATTCCGTAAATGCTCATATTCGCAGCTCTGAGGAGGTCGGACACATGTCTACCCGGTCCCTGCCGTACCCGGTCTTCGACATCGACAACCACATGTACGAGACGACGGACGCCCTCACGAAGTACCTGCCGAAGCAGCATCGCGGCAAGGTCGGCTACGTCGAGGTCAACGGCCGGCCCAAACTCGTGGTCAAGGATCACATCAGCCACATGATCCCGAACCCGACGTTCGAACGGGTGGCCCGGCCGGGCAGTGCCGAGGACTACTTCCTCGGCAACAACCCCGACGGGCTGAATTTCCGCGAGTTCATCGGGGAGCCAATGGATGTCATTCCCGCCTTTCAGCACCCGGCGCCGCGCTTGGAGCTGATGGACGAACTCGGGATCGACCAGTGCGTGATGTACCCGACCCTGGCGAGCCTGATCGAGGAACGGACCACCGACGACGTCGTCCTGACCCACGCGATCATCCACGCGCTCAACGAGTGGATGTACGAGCATTGGACCTTCAACTACGAGAACCGGATCTTCGCCACGCCGGTGATCTGCCTGCCTCTGGTCGACGAGGCGATCAAGGAGTTCCACTGGTGCCTCGAGCGCGGGATGAAGACCTTCCTGGTCCGTCCCGCCCCGGTGCCGAGTCGTTTCGGCGGGTCACGGTCGATGGGCCTTCCGGAGTACGACCCGTTCTGGCAGGAAGTCGTCAACGCCGGAATCCCGGTGACATTCCACGCCTCCGACAGCGGATACCAGAAGCATCTGATGGAGTGGGAGGGCGGTGACGAGTACCTGTCCTTCAAACCGAGCGCACTGCGAGAGGTCGTGATGGGCTTCCGCGCCATGGAGGACACGCTCGCCGCGTTGATCTGCCACGGGGCGCTCTCGCGCTTCCCCGACCTGAAGGTTCTGGTCGTCGAGAACGGCAGCGGATGGGTGCGAAACCTGTTGCGCCTGTTGGACAAGGCGTACCGGACGATGCCCAAGGAGTTCGACGAGCACCCGGTCGAGGTGTTCAAGCGTAACGTCTACATCCACCCGTTCCTCGAAGACGACATCAAGGGGATCATCGAGATCATGGGCGAGGACCATGTGATGTTCGGATCCGACTTCCCGCATCCCGAGGGCATCGGCGATCCGTTGAGCTTCGTGGACCGGCTCGACGGAGTCTCCGAGTCGGCCAAGGCGAAGATCATGGGCGGCAACGCGATCGAGGCACTGGGCCTCAAGGTTTCGGTATGACCCAGACGGCGGCCTCGCCGACGCTGTTCGACGGAGTCGACGCCTTCGAAGCACACGTCGGCGAGCACCTGGGCTACAGCGGATGGCACCAGATCACCCAGCGGGAGATCGACCTGTTCGCCGAGGCGACGGGCGACCACCAGTGGATCCACGTCGACGCCGAGAAGGCCGCGCGGGGCCCGTACGGGAAGACGATCGCCCACGGCTATCTCACGCTGTCGTTGGTGCCGATTCTCGTCCAACAGATCTACCGGGTCACGGGCCTGTCGATGCAGGTGAACTACGGCGTCGACAAACTGCGGTTTCCGGCACCGGTGCCGGTGGACTCCCGCATCCGCGCCGGCGCCGAGTTGATCAAGGTGGAGCGCAACGACAAGGGCGCCAGGGCAACCGTCCGGGTCACCGTGGAGGTCGAGGGCTCCGATCGGCCGGCCTGCGTGGTCGACACCATCGCCGCGATGGTGAGCTGAGGCGCACGCTAAGCATTGAGCAGTCGCTCGCCGATGACACCCTGGGCGCGCAGCGCCGTGATCTGCTCGGGCGTCAGGCCCATCTCGGCGAGCACCTCGTCGTTGTGCTGGCCGAGGGTCGGAGACGGCGTGCGGTGGTGTCGCGCCGGACCCGGCGTGATCCGAAACGGCCAGCCGGGGAAGCGTTGTCGTCCCGCGATCTCGTGGTCGAGGTCGACATAGAACCCGCGCGCATCGAGTTGGTCGACCTCGTACATGCGATCGGCCGTCATCAGTCGCGCGGCGGGCACGCCGCGCGCCAACAGGGCCTCGGCGAAATCCTCGGCACGGTTCGCCGCGGCGTGTTCGGCCAGCACCGCGTCGAACTCGTCATGGTGGCGCAACCGGGCGGCCGCCGAACTGAATCGCGGATCCTCACGCAGGTCGGGTCGGCCGATGACCTCGGTCACGCCGGCCCAATCGGTGTCGTCGCGCACCGAGACCGCGATCCAATCGTCCTCCCCCGGCGTGGGGTAGACGCCCTGCGCATAGTCGCGGTGCCGGTTGCCCTCCCGTTCGCACACCCGTCCGGTCATCGAGTACTCGATGACCGGTTCGGCCGTCACGGCGGCACCGACCTCGATCTGCGCCACCTCGATCAGTTGCCCCTCACCGGTGCGGCGCCGGTGCTCGAGCGCGGCGAGCAGCGCCACCGTCGCATGCACCCCGGCGATGGGGTCGGCCGGACCTTGCAGGTTGCACGGCGGCCCGTCGGCGTATCCGGTCACCGCCGACATCCCGGCCAGCTGTTCGATGTTGAGTGCCCACCCGACGTAATCGCGCCATGGTCCGTCCAGTCCGAAGCCCGGCATCCGCACCATGATCACCCCGGGGTTGATCTTCACCAGGGAGTCGTAGTCCAGCCCGAACTGCTCGACGACCCGCGGCGAGAAGTTCTCGATCACCACGTCGGCCTCCGCGGCCAGCCGCATGGCCAGCTCCCGGCCCACGGCGCTGCCGAGGTCGAGGGTGATGTCGCGCTTGTTCAGGTTGGTGCCCTGCCACAGCGGCCCGATGTCGTACCACCGGTCGCTGCTGCGCAGCAGCGAGCCCGAATACCGGTGCCCGTCCGGACGCTGCACCGACTCGACCTTGACCACGTCGGCGCCGAATGCGCCGAGGTAGCAGGTCAGATACGCACCGGCCCAGAACGTACTGAGGTCGAAGACCTTCAGGCCCGCGAACGGGCTTCCCCCGTCCGTGCAGCCTTCGCCGCGCTGCTTGCGGTCGTCCCACGGCGTAGGGGCACTCTCGCCGAGAGCCGGTGCGGGCCGCGGCGAGGGCACCGGCGTCTTCGACAGCCGGAACGGGGCGCCCGGCCTACGGAACGGCACCTCCCCGGCGTCGGTCATCTGGCCGCCGTCGACGAAGAACCCGCGGTCGCGGTACTGGGGGCAATCCAGGATCGTCGCGCCGTCGTTGATCGGCGCGGCGGGGATACGCATGGCCTGGCTCAGCTCGACGAGGTCGGCGACCGGCATCGAATCCAGCCAGGGCTGCGCCTTCCCGAAGAACTCGTCGCGTTCCGGGCCGCCGAGCATGATGGCGAGTTGATGTTCGCCGAACTCCGGCAAACCGACCATCGCGCAGACGTCCAACCAGTGCTGCCCGGTCAGACAGTTGATACCGATCCAGCCGTCGGCGGCGCGAACGATGCCCAGCATCGGCGCCGCCTTCGAGTTGGTCGGCAAACCAAGGCTTTTCAAACGTTCCGCCATCAACATCGGATACGGCAACGTGCTCAACAGCGACTCGAACGCCGACACGTCGGCCTCGACGATGCGGCCCCGCTCCCCGTCGGCGACCCGCAGCGCGGTCAGCGCCGCCAGCGCCGCATAACCCCCGACGATGTACTCGGGGATGCGCGCCCCGGCCTGCACCGGCGGGCGGCCGAACTCGCGGGTGTTGACCCATCCCGACGCCGCCTGCAGGGTCAGCGATGTCGACGGCTGATCCCGCCGAGGGCCGTCCTGGCCGTAGTCGGACACTCGGACGACGGCCAGATCGCTGTTGATCCGCTGCAGCGTGTCGCGGTCGAGCCCCCACTCGAACCGTTCGGTCGACCCGGGCGGGAGATCTTCGACCAGCAGATCGGCCCGCGCGAGCAGCTCGTGGACCTGCGCCAGGCCCGTGGGTGTCGTCAGATCTACTGTCAGACCGTGCTTTCCGGCATTCAGGTACTCGAACAGTCCGCCGTGTCCGGCGGCCTCGTCGCGGAACGGACCCCAGCGGCGCAGCGGATCCCCCGAGGGGGACTCGATCTTGCAGACCTCGGCGCCGAGGTCGACGAGAAGTTTGGTGCAGTACGGCGTCGCGATCTGAGTACCCAGTTCGACGACGCGCAGGCCGGCCAGCGCCGAGCTCACGCGGGTACCCCGATCGCCTTCGGTTCCATGTAGGCCCGCAGCCCCAGCACTCCGCCTTCTCGACCGATGCCGCTCTGCTTGAAGCCGCCGAACGGGGCGTCGCCGGGGATGGTGCCGTTGATGGAGACCTGACCGGTCCTGATGCGGCGGGCGACCGCGAGGGCGCGGTCGACGTCGCCACCCCAGACCGCACCGCCCAGCCCGTACGGGGAGTTGTTGGCGATGGCCGCGGCGTCGTCGTCACCGCTGTGTCGCAGCACCGTCAGCACCGGCCCGAACACCTCCTCCTGCGCGATGTACGAGTCCGGGCCGGCATCGGTCAGGATCGTCGGTTCGAAAAAGTTTCCGCCCGAGGGGTTTTCGAGAATGTCGCCGCCGGTCACCACCTTGGCCCCGTCGGCCTCGGCGCGGCGGACGAAGCCGCGCACACGCTCCAGATGCTCCCTGCTGATCAGCGGCCCCATGTCGACCCCGTCCTCTGCGGGGTCGCCGACCTTGACGGCGCGCGCGAGGTCCACCAGCCGGGCCACGACCTCGTCGTGGCGTTCGGCGGGCACCACCAGCCGGCTGTTGAGGATGCACGCCTGCCCGGCGTGCAGCGTGCACCCTTCGAAGAGCAGTCGCTCGAGCAGCTCGTCGGTCAGCTCGACATCGTCGAGGAGCACGCTGGCCGATTTTCCGCCGCACTCCAGCAGAATCCGTTTCATCGTGCCCGCCGCACCGGCCATCACGTCCCTGCCCACCGACGAACTGCCGGTGAAACTCACCATGTCCACCCGGGGGTCCAGGGTCAGAACCCTGCTCGCCTCGATTCCGGTCGGGGTCACGACGTTGACGACCCCGGGAGGAATATCGGTTTCCTCCTTGATGATTCGCGCGAGCGCCAGACCGGCCAGGGGCGTCAGCGGCGAGGGCTTCAGCACGAGCGTGTTGCCCGCGGCTAGCGTGGCACCGACCTTCATCACGTTGAGCGTGTGCGGAAAGTTCCACGGTGTCATGACCGCGACCACGCCGAGAGGTTCGTAGCGCAGCAGCGTCGTGCCCGCCGCTCCCCACGCATCCATCGGCGCCTCAGCCGGCTCGAGGGCGAGTTCGGCGGAGTGACCGGCCATGAACGCCGGGCCGTCCACGTGGATCAATCGCTCGTTTGCCGTACAGCCCCACTCCGCTTGCGCGAGCGCGTAGATGTCGTCGCCGTGGGCGAGCAGCGCATCACTGAGCTGCTGCAGACATCTGGCCCGCTCCTCCGGTGCCGCCGTGGCCCAGGGGCCGGAGTCGAACGCCGTCCGCGCCGCGGCGATGGCCTGTTCGACCTGCGCCACCCCGGCATCGGGTGCGGTCGCGAGAACCTCGCCGGTGGACGGGTTGGTGACCTCGTAGCGGGCGCCGTCCGCGGACACCCAATGGCCGTTGATGAACAGGTCGTAGTCGTCGACGAGGCTGGACGAGGCCATCAGATCACTGGACCTTCCTGGTTGCCCTACAGATGGTGGCCGGCCGTGCGTATGCACCGAGATATCCGACATCTGCGACTTGTGTGTACACCGGCCCAAGTCGGTCCGTCAATGGTTGACCGCGTTTAAGCTGCGGGAATGCCGATTGACACTCGAGCTACCGGTGCGGTAGACACAGAATAGCCGGACATTTTGTCGGTATCTGTCCGACAGATGAGGTTTTGAGGAGAATCCTGCGTGCCCACTGAATCCCGGCCCGATGTGAAGCCAAGACCGACCTCCACGCATCCGCTGCATTCCCCGGACTTCTACGCCGGAGACCCGTACCCGGCCTACCGGGAACTGCGGAAGACCACCCCGGTGGTGTGGAACGACACCACGAACTTCTGGGCCCTGACCAAATACGAGGACGTCCGCTTCGTGTCGGGGCATCCGGGGTTGTTCTCGTCGACCAAAGGCATCACCATCCCGGATCCCGAGCAACCCGAGCCGGTGCAGGAAGGCAATCTGATCTTCACCGATCCGCCCCGGCACCGTCAGTTGCGCAAGCTGATCAACGCGGGCTTCACCCGTCGTCAGGTGACATTGCTGGAGCCCACGGTCCGGCGGATCGTCGCCGGAATCGTCGAGGGCATCGACCCGTCCCGCGAGTACGAGTTCGCCGAGGAGATCGCGGCACCGCTGCCGACCCGGATGATCGCCGAGATGCTCGGCGCCCCGCCGGAGGATTGGGAGAGATTCCGCACCTGGTCCGATGCGGCCGTCGGGACCGCGGACCCCGACATCGAGATGGATCATCTGGTCGCGCTCGGTGAACTCTACGAGTACTTCACCGCACTGATCGAGGCTCGGCGGTCCGGCCAGGTGACCGGGCAAGACGATCTGCTGAGCATCCTCGCCGCCGCGGAGGTCGACGGCGAGCGCCTCACGGACGCCGACCTGCTCAACTTCTCGTTTCTGCTTCTGGTCGCGGGCAACGAGACCACCCGCAACCTGATCGCACTCGGCACCGCGGCGCTGCTCGACCATCCTGACCAGTTGGCGTTGCTTCGATCCGACCCGTCGATGCTGACCTGCGCGGTCGAGGAGATGCTGCGGTACACCAGCCCGGTCACCCACATGGCGCGCCGGGCCACCGCCGATGTGGACATCCGCGGGCAGAAGATCAAGGCCGGCGACACCGTGGTGATGCTCTACGGCGCCGCGAATCGGGACGAGGAGATCTTCGGCCCGAACAGCGAGGAGTTCGACATCACCCGAAACCCGAACCCGCACATCGCCTTCGGCGCGGGTGAACACGCCTGTCTGGGCGCCCAGCTGGCACGACTGGAGGCGCGGGTGATGTTCGAGGTGCTGCTCGGCGCATACCCGAGCATCGAACTGACCGGTGACGTGACCCGGCTGCGGGCGACGATGGTGCCGGGCGTCAAACGTATGCCGGTGCGCCTGAAAGCGAGTGTCTGATGGACTTCGATTACACCCCGGAACAGGAACAGCTCCGCAAGGAGTTCCGGGAGCGGCTGGAGGCCGTGATGACCCCGGAGCGCCGGGCGGCCGTCGCGGGTCTGATGGAGGGCGGCGCCGCGATGACCGAGTGCAGGAAGGCGCTCGGCGAAGCGGGGCTACTCGGTGTGGCGTGGCCCGTCGAGTTCGGCGGACGCGGGCTGACCGCGTTGGAGCAGTACATCTTCAACGAAGAGGCGCGCCGCGTGAACGCGCCGCTGCCGATGATCACGCTCAACACCGTCGGGCCGACGCTCATCGAGTACGGCACCGAGGAGCAGAAACAGAGGTTTCTCCCCGCGATCCTGAAAGGCTCCGTGGAGTTCGCGATCGGTTACTCCGAACCCGGCGCGGGAAGCGACCTCGCGTCGTTGCGGACCACCGCGGTGCGCGACGGGAACGAGTTCGTCATCAACGGATCCAAGATGTTCACCAGTGGGGCGGAGTTCGCCGACTACGTCTGGCTGGCGGCGCGGACAGACCCGGAAGCCAAGAAGCACAAGGGCATCACCGTCTTCATCGTGCCCACCGACTCCCCCGGATTCTCGTGGAAGCCGCTGCACACGATGCCCGGTGTGTCGACCTACTACACGTTCTACGACGACGTGCGGGTCCCCGAGAGCGCGATCGTGCTCGGCGAGAACCAGGGCTGGAAGCTGGTGACCAACCAGCTGAACCTCGAACGTGCCGCACTGGGCAACCTCGGTGCGCTGGAGCCGCTGTTCGCCAAGACCCTGGAGTGGGCCAAGACGACGCCTCTCGACGACGGGCGCGTCATCGACCTGCCGCAGGCCCTGGCCCGGGTCGAGGCGCAGGTCGCCGCCTACCGCCTGCTCAACCTGCGCGTCAACACCAACATGGGAGCCGGCGCCCTCGGCATGGGAGAGGCTTCGGCAGCAAAGGTTTTCGGGACCGAACTCACCCAGCAGGTGGCCCGCGAACTGCTCGACGTGGTCGGCCAGGCCGGCACCCGCAAGGGCACCGACGCCCCGCTGAAGGGCGAACTCGAAAGCGCCTACCGGCTCGCCGTCATCAACACCTTCGGCGGCGGTGCGAACGAACTGCAACGCGACATCATCGCCATGGCCGGTCTGGGGATGCCGCGCGCACCCCGCGACATGCGAGCGTCCTGAGAAAGGGAATCCAGCAGTGACCGACACAGCAAAAGACGAACTGCGCGAACGCCTCGACGCGCTCATCGGCACACCCACCGACGGTGTCGGCAAGCCGGTGCACGCGCCCGACCCGGTGAACGCCGCGATGATCCGGCACTGGGCGTACGCGCTGAACGACATGAACCCCGCATATCTCGATCCGGAGTTCGCGCAGAACTCCCGGCACGGCGCGATCGTGTCGCCGCCGGTGATGTTGCAGACGTGGACGATGCCGCCCCCGAAGCTGGAGGGCATCCACGAACGCGGCGGGGTGCCGATCGAGATGAAGGGTGAGAACCCGCTGCAGTTCCTGTCCGACGCCGGTTACACCGGAATCATCGCGACCAACTCGGAGTTCGAGATCGAGCGCTATCCGCGTGTCGGAGACGAGATCACGTCCGAGACGGTGTTCGATTCCATCTCCGACGAGAAGAAGACGGCCATGGGCAACGGCTTCTTCGTCACGTGGGTCACCACCTACCGCGACCAGAACGGCGACGTCATCGGACGCCAGTGGTTCCGGACCCTGCGATTCAAGACGGGTGGATGATGGCCAGCAGACTCGCCCCGTCGATCAGCCCGGACACCGAGTTCTTCTGGTCCGGCCTCAAGGAGCACGAACTGCGGATCCAGCGCTGCACCGACTGCACGACGCTGCGCGTTCCGCCCCGGCCGATGTGCGGAAACTGCCAGTCACTGAATTGGGACCACGTGGTGTCCACCGGACGCGGCACCGTCTACAGCTTCGTGATGCCGCAGTACCCGCCGCTGCCGTTTCTCGAGTATCCCTATGTCGTCTCGCTGATCGAGCTCGACGAGGGTGTCCGCATCGTGTCGAACCTGTGCGAGATCGCACCGGACGCGATCGAGGTCGGTATGCCGGTCGAGGTTTTCTACGAGACCTTCGAGGCACTTCCCAGTGGGGAAGAGCTGGTGCTGCACCAATTCCGGCCGGTGCGCTGAGCAGGGGGAAAGACACATGGACTTCACCTTCACCGAGGAGCAGGAGACCGTCGCCAAGGTCGCCCGCCAGCTGTTCGAGCATCGAGCCACCCCGGAGCACCTGACCGAGCTCGAGTCAGGCGAGATCCGGCACGACGCGGCGTTGTGGGCCGAGTTGGCGTCGTCCGACCTGCTCGGGATCGCGTTGCCCGAATCGGTCGGTGGCACCGGTGGCGGCTTCCTCGAACTCGGGGTGCTGCTCAGCGAGGTCGGCTACAGCGTCGCGCCGGTGCCGGTGTACGCCACCCTCGCTCTCGGCGCGGATACCATTGCCCGGCACGGCGATTCGGCGCTGCAGCAACGCTTCCTGCCCGGCGTCGTCGACGGCAGCGTGCTGTTGACGGCCGCGTTGGCAGAACCGGGGAACTCCGATCCGGCGGCACCGCGGACCACCGCGCGAGCCGACGGTGACGGGTGGCGGCTCACCGGTGTCAAGGAGCTGGTTCCCGGCGCTCAGCTCGCCGACGCCATCGTGGTCTCGGCCAGGACCGACGACGGGCCGGGTCTGTTCGTCGTTGCGACGGGCGCCGGCGTCGAGGTGACCCCGGTCGCGACGACCAACGGCGAGCCGTTCGCCGACGTCGAACTCAGCGATGCCCTCGGGTGGCGGCTCACCGAGCACGCCGACGGCGACATCGTCGGCGCGTTGTACACCCGGGCCCTGGTCGGGCTGTGCGCGATGCAGCTCGGCGTCGCCGAGCGGGCACTGAAACTGGCTGCGTCCTACACCAGCGAGCGCGAGCAGTTCGGCCGTCCCATCGGGTCGTTCCAGGCCGTGCAGCAGCGTCTGGCCGACGCGTTCATCGACGTCCAGGCGATCCGCTGGACCGCGTGGCACGCGGCCTGGCTGATCGCCGAGGGCAGGCCGGCCGACCGCGCCGCGGCGATCGCGAAGTTCTGGGCGGCCGAGGCAGGCGCCCGCGTGACCGCCTCGGCCCAGCAGGTGCACGGCGGTATGGGCATCGACGTGACCTATCCCCTGTCCCGGTATTTCCTGTGGGCCAAGCAGATCGAACTCGCGCTGGGTCCGGCCTCGGCGCAGCTGGCCCGGCTCGGCAACGCATACGCGGAAGGACTGACCCCATGACCTCCACCCTGAACCGC carries:
- a CDS encoding acyl-CoA dehydrogenase family protein, which translates into the protein MTASEADALRQAVREFFEAVSPSTRVRELMATEAGFDRTSWVQMANELGLHGIAVPEQYGGAGAGLPELAVVFEEMGAALLCAPFFSTVALAVPTLLTSGDEGAMQQYLPALVDGSETATAVLNGSLDAWDPAAVSLTARRDGPGYRLSGRAERVLDGHTANVILAVANTANGTSLFAVRAPSEGLDRQPLATLDRTRKVAALSFDRVPATLIGTDGGAAAGLERAYRVAAIALAAEQVGAAQRCLDMAVTYARERIQFGRSIGSFQAVKHRCADMLVLLEGARSAAAHAAGLRDGDDQAVAASVAKMVCSEAFLEVALDNMRIHGGIGFTWEHDAHLYMRRAKTTQLIFGTPDHHAQRLATLVTSSSP
- a CDS encoding TIGR03619 family F420-dependent LLM class oxidoreductase, which translates into the protein MTISYSLELPTQRVEAVAEFVSAEAISEIARAAEAAGFAAVHVTDHPAPDAKWLDHGGHHALDPFVALSFAAAATTEVKLLTNVYIAAYRNPFLGAKSIQSLSVLSGGRLILGTAAGYLKPEFRSLGVDFDTRGAQLDEALDVLDKVLTGDDIAYDGTTFSARGVRLRPLPASPPPVWIGGNSKPAVRRAVSRAQGWAPFNTFGYAAASRTAEISTLDELEAAIGWAKKYAAEIGRAAPLDICFSAGNLLDDSRSADERHATIAKLEGMGVTWLTIAPQGADRAEVIDTAAAFAREFIA
- a CDS encoding nuclear transport factor 2 family protein, with product MELWELDARESVRRTLSDYTAATDTFDLAALAQCFGPDGVLEFTGGTGPLTGPAAIQAGLATAMAKEPEPGRQSPSYVRHHVASIRFRSVTPQRIEVSSYFAVYTDVGLDHWGRYRDVLTPIDARWLFAHRRIGVDGFAAASLMR
- a CDS encoding cysteine hydrolase, whose translation is MPQPRLQELLNPATTALVTQECQGGVIGAQAGLPMLAEEARREAVPNIATLLGAARAAGVTVVHCLIEKRPDGRGANTNARLFMAGKSFPSDLTPGTPGASLLPELGQEPSDIVLTRLHGVGPMTGTDLDSVLRNLNIRTIVGVGVSVNVAITNFVMDAVNRSYQFVLPRDAVSGYPREYAESVIDNTLALLATVTTTDAVVAAWKESAAG
- a CDS encoding amidohydrolase family protein, which gives rise to MSTRSLPYPVFDIDNHMYETTDALTKYLPKQHRGKVGYVEVNGRPKLVVKDHISHMIPNPTFERVARPGSAEDYFLGNNPDGLNFREFIGEPMDVIPAFQHPAPRLELMDELGIDQCVMYPTLASLIEERTTDDVVLTHAIIHALNEWMYEHWTFNYENRIFATPVICLPLVDEAIKEFHWCLERGMKTFLVRPAPVPSRFGGSRSMGLPEYDPFWQEVVNAGIPVTFHASDSGYQKHLMEWEGGDEYLSFKPSALREVVMGFRAMEDTLAALICHGALSRFPDLKVLVVENGSGWVRNLLRLLDKAYRTMPKEFDEHPVEVFKRNVYIHPFLEDDIKGIIEIMGEDHVMFGSDFPHPEGIGDPLSFVDRLDGVSESAKAKIMGGNAIEALGLKVSV
- a CDS encoding MaoC family dehydratase, with protein sequence MTQTAASPTLFDGVDAFEAHVGEHLGYSGWHQITQREIDLFAEATGDHQWIHVDAEKAARGPYGKTIAHGYLTLSLVPILVQQIYRVTGLSMQVNYGVDKLRFPAPVPVDSRIRAGAELIKVERNDKGARATVRVTVEVEGSDRPACVVDTIAAMVS